In the Campylobacter lari genome, GCTGTGGCAGTGATGCATTAAGTGATGACGGTTTGATAGCTACAAGTCTAAGAGCTATTAAGGCAAAATTTCCTGATTTAGTAGTGATTACTGATCTTTGTTTTTGTGAATATACTGACCATGGTCATTGTGGCATTATTGATCCAAAAAGTAAAAGTGTAGATAATGATTTAACCTTAGAAATTTCAGCCAAACAAGCCCTAATTCATGCAAAAAATGGTGCTGATATGATAGCACCAAGCGGTATGATGGATGGTATTATTGAAACTTTAAGAAAAACCTTAGATGAAAATGGTTTTGAGAATTTACCTATCATGGCCTATTCTACCAAATTTGCCTCAGCTTATTATGGACCTTTTAGAGATGTGGCTGATTCTGCACCAAGTTATGGAGATAGAAAAACCTATCAAATGGATTTTGCTAATGGCAAAGAAGCCTTATGTGAGAGCTTAGAAGATGAAAAACAAGGTGCTGATATTTTGATGGTTAAACCAGCACTTGCGTATTTAGATGTAGTTAAAGATATAGCAAATCATTCCAAACTTCCACTTTGTGTGTATAATGTAAGTGGAGAATACGCTTTATTGAAAGCAGGTCAAAAAGCAGGAGTGATTGACTATGAAAAAATAGTGCTTGAAACTATGCTTGCTTTTAAAAGAGCAGGAGCTAAGCTTATTATAACTTATCATGCAAAAGAAATTGCAAAATTATTAAACAAGGAGTAAGATTGAGTAGTCTAAGTAAAAAAAGTTCTCAAGATATTATCAACGAATTATCAAGCCATTTAGGTATAGAAAAACACAATCAAACTATATTTCATCTAACCCATATTAATGAAAAAGAAAAAAAATTAAGTCTAAAAAATGGACATGAATTAGCACCTGAGCCATGGTTTATAGTAGATGAAAATGATGATGTTAAAACCATGTTTTCCGTAAAAACCTTAATTGAGTTTTTACAAAATGCCAAAGAAATGCAAAAAGATAATTTTGAACTTAAATTAGAAAAGGCTATTTATCAACAAATTCCTATTGATTTTAACGATGTTTGGACAGTTGCTATGGATGAAATTAAACATCAAGTTGCTAAAGGTGTAAAAGAAGTAAATATTGATTTAGATCAATTAATTAGTAATATTCATATAAAACATCCTAATTTATTTATTGATATGAAAGAAATGATGCAAAAGGTAAAACAAAATGAAAGATTATAAAAGCTTTGTCAAATACTCTAAAGCAGGCCCAAGATATACATCCTATCCTACCGCAGTGGAGTTTAACACTCAATTTAAATATGAAGATTATATACAAATTTTAAAAGATCAAAAAGCACAATTGTCTTTGTACTTTCATTTGCCTTTTTGCAGAAGCGCTTGTTATTTTTGTGGTTGTAATGTAATATATACCGCTAAAGAAGAAAGCAAAGAAAGATATTTAAACTATCTTTTTAAAGAGCTTGATCTTTTAGCAAATATCATCGATACTCAAAGAGAAGTAGCTCAAATGCATTTTGGTGGTGGTACACCTACGTTCTTTTGCGCTAAACAATTACAAAGTTTGATTTTAAAAATAAAAAGCATTTTTCCAAATTTTACCCAAGATAGCGAAGTAAGTTGTGAGATTGATCCTAGATTTTTAAACGAAGAACAAGCTGATGTTTTAATCCAAAATGGTTTTAATCGTATTAGTTTTGGTGTGCAAGATTTTGACGAAAAAGTTCAAAAGGAGATTCATAGAGTTCAACCTTTTGAATTAACCAAAAATGCAGTAGATATGGTAAGAAAAAAGGGGATTAACTCAGTAAATATGGACTTAATCTATGGTC is a window encoding:
- the hemB gene encoding porphobilinogen synthase → MFKRFRRLRLNENIRSLVKENTLNSDDLIYPLFVVNGTNIKNEIASMPGVFQMSLDEILKECEELVNLGIKAIILFGVLESSKKDSCGSDALSDDGLIATSLRAIKAKFPDLVVITDLCFCEYTDHGHCGIIDPKSKSVDNDLTLEISAKQALIHAKNGADMIAPSGMMDGIIETLRKTLDENGFENLPIMAYSTKFASAYYGPFRDVADSAPSYGDRKTYQMDFANGKEALCESLEDEKQGADILMVKPALAYLDVVKDIANHSKLPLCVYNVSGEYALLKAGQKAGVIDYEKIVLETMLAFKRAGAKLIITYHAKEIAKLLNKE
- a CDS encoding DUF2603 domain-containing protein, with translation MSSLSKKSSQDIINELSSHLGIEKHNQTIFHLTHINEKEKKLSLKNGHELAPEPWFIVDENDDVKTMFSVKTLIEFLQNAKEMQKDNFELKLEKAIYQQIPIDFNDVWTVAMDEIKHQVAKGVKEVNIDLDQLISNIHIKHPNLFIDMKEMMQKVKQNERL